In a single window of the Nicotiana tomentosiformis chromosome 10, ASM39032v3, whole genome shotgun sequence genome:
- the LOC138899987 gene encoding uncharacterized protein, whose translation MTEVEKRLQIIEAKNLSQQHGSKHAELSQQHGSKHADLGGDVGKHLKTQNLQTNTILHTAAGTSTSAIRKGKHTNTNMNAMFNKPYTPKSQNPLTPSPQTTSYRESLNQEKQTYDYITNSYIQNIHKIQTFLNLNPRSKTIQNPKTDYITQPLQGYNRLIAQPGTNANLVKTCYNYGLLSTVYTQTGQEIATIPELYSAFTTYKRITKGDLFYIKFYVAPAEILYNEIKPIIQVIKLGLTREMIIPENVQIQPEIPKPDIPAFYSNKRIIGLSTILSELVNNYVEEKPIWGYQSREHTMIYTHSKNLRENDMEEIRRWIKTLIQPEEAPITRAIRGEFISQNLMTRYCKQISPIYSEHICSKCQGEKNIVPEIKFEEEEN comes from the coding sequence ATGACGGAAGTAGAAAAGAGGTTGCAGATTATAGAAGCAAAAAACCTAAGCCAGCAGCATGGCTCAAAACATGCGGAACTAAGCCAGCAGCATGGCTCAAAACATGCGGACCTAGGAGGTGACGTTGGGAAACACCTAAAAACCCAAAACCTACAAACTAACACTATTTTACATACAGCTGCAGGTACATCAACATCAgcaataagaaaaggaaaacatacaaatacaaatatgaacgCCATGTTCAACAAGCCATATaccccaaaatcccaaaatccttTGACACCATCACCACAAACAACTAGCTATAGAGAAAGCTTAAACCAGGAAAAACAAACCTACGATTATATTACCAACAGCTATATACAAAATATCCACAAGATTCAAACCTTTTTAAACCTAAATCCGAgatcaaaaacaatccaaaacccAAAAACAGACTATATAACACAACCATTACAAGGATACAACCGACTGATTGCCCAACCAGGGACGAATGCAAATTTAGTTAAAACATGTTACAATTACGGACTATTAAGTACAGTGTACACACAAACCGGACAAGAAATAGCTACAATACCAGAGCTATATAGTGCCTTTACTACCTACAAGAGAATCACCAAAGGAGAcctattttatataaaattttatgtaGCACCAGCAGAGATACTCTATAACGAGATAAAACCAATAATCCAAGTTATTAAATTAGGACTAACTAGAGAAATGATTATCCCAGAAAATGTACAAATACAACCAGAAATACCCAAACCTGATATACCAGCATTCTACTCAAACAAAAGAATTATAGGACTATCAACCATTCTAAGTGAACTAGTCAACAATTATGTagaagaaaaacctatttgggGATACCAATCCCGAGAACACACGATGATCTACACCCATTCAAAAAACCTAAGGGAAAACGACATGGAAGAGATACGGAGATGGATTAAAACATTAATCCAACCAGAAGAAGCACCCATTACAAGAGCTATTAGAGgagaatttatttctcaaaacttAATGACAAGATACTGCAAACAAATTAGTCCAATCTACTCAGAGCACATATGTTCGAAATGTCAAGGAGAGAAAAACATAGTTCCAGAAATcaaatttgaagaagaagaaaactaa